The genomic region TCGACAGCGCAGAGCCCGAGCGCCGACCCGGCAGACACGGTCGAGGTGACCGGCGAGCCCGGCCCCACGGCGGATCCACCGGCACCCCGCGTGGAGGGCGGCGGCGCTGCCGCTGTGATCCGCCGCCGGTTCGCCACAGTCGACGCCCGGGCGGACCGGTTCTCGTGGCTCGCCACAGCAGTCGTGGTGGCCATCGCGGCGATCCTACGTTTCCTCGGCCTGTCCAGCCCCAGCGGTAAGATCTTCGACGAGACGTACTACGCCAAGGACGCGTACGGGCTGATCAGCCGCGGCGTCGAGTGGAACTACAAGGACAACGTCGCCTCGTACGTGGTGCACCCGCCACTGGGCAAGTGGTTGATCGGCCTCGGCGAGTGGGCCTTCGGCTATCAGGACGCCGATTCGAAGGTCTCCGTTCCCGGGCACCTGATCACCACCTCGCCGGAGTTCGGCTGGCGGTTCTCGGCGGCCGTCATCGGCACCCTGTCGGTGCTCCTGCTGGTCCGGATCGGCCGGCGGATGTTCCGCTCGACGGTCCTGGGGTGCGCTGCCGGTCTGCTGCTCGCCCTGGACGGCTTCCACCTGGTGCTGTCCCGCGCGGCGCTGCTCGACATCTTCCTGCTGTTCTTCGTGCTTGCCGCGTTCGGCGCGTTGGTGCTCGACCGCGACGCCAGCCGCCGACGCTGGGCGCGCGCTCTCGACGACGGGCTCGACACGAGCCGGCCGGGTCGGGCCGGCCGACCGCCGACGGGCTGGCGTACGTGGCCGTGGTGGCGCCTGGCCGCCGGGGTGCTGATCGGCTGCGCCTGCGCGGTGAAGTGGAGCGCTGTCTACTTCGTGCCCGCGTTCGCGCTGCTGGTGATCCTCTGGGAGGTCGGGGTCCGCCGGTCCGCGGGCGTCCGCCGGCCCTGGCGGGACACCGTGCTCGACGAGCTGCCGTGGCTGGTGCTGGCCGGCGTGCTGATCGTGGTCACCTACATCGCCACCTGGTCGGGGTGGCTGCTCTCCGACGACGGCTACTACCGGCTGGCGTCGTCGACGGCGTACCCGACCGACAAGCTCAGTGACGCCCCGGTGATCGGCCCGCTGATCAACCTCTTCGAATACCACCGCGCTGCGTACGGCTTCCACGCCCAACTCGACGATCCCCACAAGTACCAGTCGTGGCCGTGGCAGTGGCTGCTGCTCGGCCGTCCGGTGGCGTTCCACTACGCGACCGACGGGGCGTGCGGCGCACCGAGCTGCGCCTCGGAGATCCTGCTGCTGGGCACCCCGCTGCTGTGGTGGTCGTTCCTGCCCGCCCTGGTGGCGCTGGTGTGGCTGGGTGTGGCACGGCGCGACTGGCGGGCCGGCGCGATCCTGCTCAGCGTGGCGGCCGGGCTGCTGCCCTGGTTCGTGCTCGCCCTCGACGGCCGGACGATGTTCTCGTTCTACACCGCGCCGGTGCTGCCCTTCCTGGTGCTTGCCGTGGTCTACGTGCTGGGTGCGCTCATCGCACCGGCCGGGGGCGAGGTGGGCGAGGTGACTCGGCTGACGCCCGGCGACCCGGCGTACGAGCGGCGGCTGGTGGGCAGTGTCGCGGCCGGCGCCTACGTGCTGCTGGTGGGGCTGTGCTTCGCGTACTTCTATCCGATTTTCGTGGGCAAGGTGATTCCGTACTCGGATTGGCTGTCGCGAATGTGGCTCGACGGTCGGTGGATATAGGCACCGGCAGGCGACGCGCCGCACAGCGCGACGCAGACGGGCCCGCACGCTTCAAGCGTGCGGGCCCGTCTGGACAAAGGCGCGCGCCCCGATCGCCTGCCACGGGGGAAGCGGGCGATTGGGGCGCGCATGAAGAGCTTAACCACCCCGCACCACCGGCACAACGGGTCGACTTGGGTCAGATTCCCGACCATACTCACCGCGTCCAGCACATTCCTTCGATAGTTGACCGAGGGTGACCCGTCGTGGACCCTGCGCCTCGATGGGCTGCTTCGATGTTCATGCGACGCCGCGCGGCTGACGCGGGCGTCCAGTTCCGTGCCGCACCGGGCCTGTGCGGCGATCGTGACAGGAGGCGGGGCGCTGTGGAGTTACTGGCCCGGGTCCGGGAGATCTGCCTGGCCCTGCCCGAGGTGACCGAGCGACCCAGTCACGGGTCACCGACCTGGTTCGTCCGGGACAAGAGCGTCTTCGTCACCCTGCACGCCGACGGGCACCACCAGAACGACTTCCCACACCTCTGGTGCGCGGCCCCGCCGGGCGCGCAGGCGGAGCTGACCGCCGCCGACCCGGAACGCTTCTTCCGCCCTCCCTACGTGGGTGGTCGGGGGTGGCTCGGCGTACGGCTCGACGGCACGGTCGACTGGGTCGAGATCGACGAGTTGTGCCGGGACGCTTACCGGGAGATCGCGCCGAAGCGGCTTGTCGCCCTGCTCGACGCGTCCGCCTGACCCCCGTCCCGCCGCGGTGATCATCGGGCGGTCACCCGGATGATCGTCCAAAGTGGATCTCACTACACT from Micromonospora profundi harbors:
- a CDS encoding dolichyl-phosphate-mannose--protein mannosyltransferase, with amino-acid sequence MTSASTAQSPSADPADTVEVTGEPGPTADPPAPRVEGGGAAAVIRRRFATVDARADRFSWLATAVVVAIAAILRFLGLSSPSGKIFDETYYAKDAYGLISRGVEWNYKDNVASYVVHPPLGKWLIGLGEWAFGYQDADSKVSVPGHLITTSPEFGWRFSAAVIGTLSVLLLVRIGRRMFRSTVLGCAAGLLLALDGFHLVLSRAALLDIFLLFFVLAAFGALVLDRDASRRRWARALDDGLDTSRPGRAGRPPTGWRTWPWWRLAAGVLIGCACAVKWSAVYFVPAFALLVILWEVGVRRSAGVRRPWRDTVLDELPWLVLAGVLIVVTYIATWSGWLLSDDGYYRLASSTAYPTDKLSDAPVIGPLINLFEYHRAAYGFHAQLDDPHKYQSWPWQWLLLGRPVAFHYATDGACGAPSCASEILLLGTPLLWWSFLPALVALVWLGVARRDWRAGAILLSVAAGLLPWFVLALDGRTMFSFYTAPVLPFLVLAVVYVLGALIAPAGGEVGEVTRLTPGDPAYERRLVGSVAAGAYVLLVGLCFAYFYPIFVGKVIPYSDWLSRMWLDGRWI
- a CDS encoding MmcQ/YjbR family DNA-binding protein translates to MFMRRRAADAGVQFRAAPGLCGDRDRRRGAVELLARVREICLALPEVTERPSHGSPTWFVRDKSVFVTLHADGHHQNDFPHLWCAAPPGAQAELTAADPERFFRPPYVGGRGWLGVRLDGTVDWVEIDELCRDAYREIAPKRLVALLDASA